From Mycteria americana isolate JAX WOST 10 ecotype Jacksonville Zoo and Gardens chromosome 4, USCA_MyAme_1.0, whole genome shotgun sequence, one genomic window encodes:
- the STIM2 gene encoding stromal interaction molecule 2 isoform X1, with the protein MSGLRAPGGRAAATPVPTCLLLLLLLLLAAAAAAAAAGGGCELEAADVGGGRRGGRGGAAAASAAETAAVVTDPCSSLSPPCFTEEDRFSLEALRMIHKQMDDDKDGGIEVDESDEFLREDMQYKDASNKHSHLHREDKHITIEDLWKRWKTSEVHNWTQEDTLQWLSEFVELPQYEKNFRDSNVNGTTLPRIAVNEHAFMISHLKIIDRSHRQKLQLKALDVVLFGPLTRPPHNWMKDFILTVSIVIGFGGCWFAYTQNRTSREHITKMMKDLESLQTAEQSLLDLQERLEKAQEENRNVAVEKQNLERKMMDEINDAKREAHRLRELREGAECELSRLKYAEEELVQVRMALKKAEKEFELRSNWSVPEALQKWLQLTHEVEVQYYNIKRQHAEMQLAIAKDEAEKIKKKRSTVFGTLHVAHSSSLDEVDHKILEAKKALSELTTCLRERLYRWQQIEKICGFQIAHNSGLPSLTSSLYSDHSWVVMPRVSIPPYPIAGGVDDLDEDTPPIVSQFHGSIVKPPSTLARSSSLCRSRRNVVPSSPQSQHALHSPDPDILSVSSCPALYRTEEEEEAIYFSADKQWEVQETGSECDSLNSSTGRKQSPPASLEMYQTLSPQKVSPEEFSLEESSTGDSSSLTADISRGSPDCVGMAETKSMIFSPASKVYNGILEKSCSMNQLSTGIPVPKPRHTSCSSASSDSKPSHEAASVPRISSIPQDLYQNGEKTKKPSKIKSLFKKKCK; encoded by the exons ATCCCTGCAGTTCACTCAGCCCACCGTGCTTTACTGAGGAGGACCGATTCAGCCTAGAAGCTCTCCGCATGATCCATAAGCAAATGGATGATGACAAAGATGGTGGTATTGAAGTAGACGAAAGTGATGAG tttctaaGGGAAGATATGCAATACAAGGATGCCTCTAATAAACATAGTCACCTGCACAGAGAAGACAAACATATCACCATTGAGGATCTGTGGAAACGCTGGAAAACGTCTGAAG ttcataacTGGACTCAAGAGGACACTCTTCAGTGGCTGTCAGAGTTTGTTGAACTGCCTCAATATGAAAAGAATTTTAGAGACAGCAATGTCAATGGAACAACACTTCCCAG GATAGCAGTAAATGAACATGCTTTCATGATCTCTCACTTGAAAATAATTGACCGGAGCCACAGGCAGAAGCTTCAGCTTAAAGCTTTGGATGTTGTTTTATTTGGACCTCTCACAC GTCCCCCTCACAACTGGATGAAGGATTTTATATTAACAGTTTCTATAGTTATTGGTTTTGGAGGCTGCTGGTTTGCCTATACACAGAACAGAACCTCAAGAGAACATATCACAAAAATGATGAAGGACTTAGAAAGTCTCCAAACAGCAGAGCAAAGTCTCCTAGACTTGCAGGAAAG GCTTGAGAAGGCacaagaagagaacagaaatgttGCTGTGGAAAAGCAAAATCTGGAGCGCAAAATGATGGATGAGATCAATGATGCAAAACGGGAAGCTCATCGCTTAAGGGAGTTGAGGGAGGGAGCTGAATGTGAGCTCAGCAGGCTCAAATATGCAGAGGAAGAGCTCGTACAG GTTCGcatggctttaaaaaaagctgagaagGAGTTTGAGCTGCGAAGTAATTGGTCTGTTCCTGAAGCTTTGCAGAAGTGGCTTCAGTTAACACATGAAGTTGAAGTACAATATTACAATATCAAAAGACAGCATGCAGAAATGCAATTAGCAATTGCCAAAGATGAG gcagaaaagataaaaaagaagagaagcacTGTATTTGGAACATTACATGTTGCACACAGCTCCTCCCTGGATGAAGTGGACCATAAAATCCTTGAAGCAAA gaaagcACTCTCTGAGTTGACGACATGTTTGCGAGAACGTCTTTATCGATGGCAACAGATTGAGAAGATTTGTGGTTTTCAAATAGCACACAATTCTGGGCTACCAAGCTTGACCTCCTCTCTCTACTCTGATCACAGCTGGGTAGTTATGCCTCGAGTTTCCATTCCTCCTTACCCAATTGCAGGGGGAGTTGATGACTTAGATGAAGATACTCCTCCAATAGTTTCACAGTTTCATG GGTCCATTGTAAAACCTCCCAGCACACTGGCAAGAAGCAGTAGCTTGTGTCGATCAAGACGCAATGTTGTGCCATCATCTCCACAGTCTCAGCATGCTTTGCACTCCCCTGACCCTGACATCCTTTCTGTGTCGAGCTGTCCAGCTCTTTATCGaactgaagaggaggaggaagccattTACTTCTCTGCTGATAAACAATG GGAAGTACAGGAAACAGGTTCGGAATGTGACTCCTTAAATTCATCCACTGGAAGGAAGCAGTCTCCTCCAGCAAGTCTTGAGATGTACCAGACACTTTCTCCTCAGAAAGTATCCCCAGAAGAATTCTCACTGGAGGAATCATCTACGGGAGACTCCTCTTCTCTAACTGCAGATATTTCTAGGGGCTCTCCTGACTGTGTAGGCATGGCAGAAACTAAGAGCATGATCTTTAGTCCTGCAAGCAAAGTTTATAATGGAATCCTGGAGAAGTCCTGCAGCATGAACCAGCTTTCAACTGGGATCCCAGTCCCAAAGCCTCGGCACACCTCGTGTTCTTCAGCCAGCAGTGATAGTAAACCCAGCCATGAAGCTGCTTCTGTCCCTAGGATAAGTAGCATCCCACAGGACCTGTACCAAAATggtgaaaaaaccaaaaagccatcaaaaataaaaagcctcttTAAGAAGAAGTGTAAGTGA